A part of Streptomyces sp. NBC_01451 genomic DNA contains:
- a CDS encoding Stp1/IreP family PP2C-type Ser/Thr phosphatase, with the protein MYPEPTGEVRMSLSLRFAAGSHKGMIREGNEDSGYAGPRLLAIADGMGGQAAGEVASSEVISTIVALDDDVPGSDILTSLGTAVQRANDQLRMMVEEDPQLEGMGTTLTALLWTGQRLGLVHVGDSRAYLLRDGVLTQITQDHTWVQRLVDEGRITEEEATTHPQRSLLMRALGSGDHVEPDLSIREVRAGDRYLICSDGLSGVVSHQTMEDTLASYQGPQETVQQLIELALRGGGPDNITVIIADVLDLDTGDTLAGQLSDVPVVVGAVAENQHNQHHLHDGGAMQTPAGRASGLGRQRPAHGGGGGEFGPPGSGDTTGYIQTGGFGGYTDEDFVKPSAGRKWFKRTLYITLALAVIGGGLYGGYRWTQTQYYVGASDEHVALYRGINQDLAWVSLSKVEKDHPEIELKYLPAYQQKQVKATITEGGLKDAQSKISELATQASACKKQEARRAADNANNAKTGEGEAGGTTGTTRTAAASKATPSPTPSGSASPSTTAPTPTPGPSLSEDEQKLVSLCGKQ; encoded by the coding sequence ATGTACCCGGAGCCGACGGGCGAGGTGCGCATGAGTCTGTCACTGCGCTTCGCCGCCGGATCGCACAAAGGCATGATCCGCGAGGGCAACGAGGACTCCGGCTACGCCGGTCCCCGTCTCCTCGCGATCGCCGACGGCATGGGCGGCCAGGCCGCCGGTGAGGTCGCCTCCTCCGAGGTGATCTCCACCATCGTCGCCCTCGACGACGACGTCCCCGGCTCCGACATCCTCACCTCGCTCGGCACCGCCGTGCAGCGGGCCAACGACCAGCTCCGCATGATGGTCGAGGAGGACCCCCAGCTGGAGGGCATGGGCACCACGCTCACCGCCCTCCTGTGGACAGGCCAGCGCCTCGGCCTCGTACACGTGGGCGACTCCCGTGCGTACCTCCTCCGGGACGGCGTCCTCACCCAGATCACGCAGGACCACACCTGGGTGCAGCGCCTCGTCGACGAGGGACGCATCACCGAGGAAGAGGCCACCACCCACCCGCAGCGCTCGCTCCTCATGCGCGCGCTGGGCAGCGGCGACCACGTCGAGCCCGACCTCTCCATCCGTGAGGTCAGGGCCGGCGACCGGTACCTGATCTGCTCCGACGGACTCAGCGGCGTCGTGTCCCACCAGACCATGGAGGACACCCTCGCCAGCTACCAGGGCCCCCAGGAGACCGTGCAGCAGCTCATCGAGCTGGCACTGCGCGGCGGCGGCCCCGACAACATCACCGTGATCATCGCCGACGTCCTGGACCTCGACACCGGGGACACCCTCGCCGGGCAGCTGTCCGACGTACCCGTCGTCGTCGGCGCGGTCGCCGAGAACCAGCACAACCAGCACCACCTGCACGACGGCGGCGCCATGCAGACGCCCGCCGGACGCGCCTCCGGGCTCGGCCGGCAGCGGCCCGCGCACGGCGGCGGGGGCGGCGAGTTCGGCCCGCCCGGCTCTGGCGACACCACCGGCTACATCCAGACCGGCGGCTTCGGCGGCTACACCGACGAGGACTTCGTCAAACCCAGCGCCGGCCGCAAGTGGTTCAAGAGAACCCTCTACATCACACTCGCCCTCGCCGTCATCGGAGGCGGCCTGTACGGCGGCTACCGCTGGACACAGACCCAGTACTACGTCGGCGCCAGCGACGAGCACGTCGCGCTGTACCGGGGCATCAACCAGGACCTCGCCTGGGTGTCGCTCTCGAAGGTCGAGAAGGACCACCCCGAGATCGAACTCAAGTACCTGCCCGCCTACCAGCAGAAGCAGGTCAAGGCCACCATCACGGAGGGCGGCCTCAAGGACGCCCAGTCGAAGATCTCCGAGCTGGCCACCCAGGCCTCCGCGTGCAAGAAGCAGGAAGCACGGCGCGCGGCCGACAACGCGAACAACGCCAAGACCGGCGAAGGCGAGGCCGGAGGCACCACGGGAACCACCCGTACCGCCGCCGCGTCCAAGGCAACGCCGAGCCCGACGCCGTCCGGATCGGCGTCCCCGTCCACAACCGCACCCACTCCCACACCCGGCCCCAGCCTCTCCGAGGATGAGCAGAAGCTGGTCTCGCTGTGCGGTAAGCAGTAG
- a CDS encoding FHA domain-containing protein FhaB/FipA translates to MSELTLTVMRLGFLAVLWLFVIVAVQVIRSDLFGTRVTQRGSRRDSGRQQQAAARQAAAPPQQRQQQPSGGGRQRRGAPSKLVVSEGTLTGTTVALQGQTVTLGRAHDSTIVLDDDYASSRHARIYPDRDGQWIVEDLGSTNGTYLDRTRLTTPTPIPLGAPIRIGKTVIELRK, encoded by the coding sequence ATGTCAGAGCTGACCCTCACGGTCATGCGGCTGGGTTTTCTGGCCGTACTGTGGCTGTTCGTGATCGTGGCCGTGCAGGTCATCCGCAGCGACCTGTTCGGTACGCGTGTCACCCAGCGCGGGTCGAGGCGTGACAGCGGCCGCCAGCAGCAGGCGGCCGCCCGACAGGCCGCCGCGCCTCCACAGCAACGCCAGCAGCAGCCTTCCGGCGGCGGCAGGCAGCGCCGGGGCGCCCCCAGCAAACTCGTCGTCTCCGAGGGCACCCTGACGGGCACCACCGTCGCCCTCCAGGGGCAGACGGTCACGCTCGGCCGGGCCCACGACTCGACCATCGTGCTGGACGACGACTACGCCTCCAGCAGGCATGCCAGGATCTACCCGGACCGCGACGGCCAGTGGATCGTCGAGGACCTCGGGTCCACCAACGGCACCTATCTCGACCGGACCCGGCTGACTACTCCCACACCGATTCCGCTGGGCGCGCCGATCCGCATCGGCAAGACCGTCATCGAGCTGCGGAAGTAG
- a CDS encoding FtsW/RodA/SpoVE family cell cycle protein, with product MSSTTNTSQHHTSTIGAIGTPSRRNTELALLVFAVVIPVFAYVNVGLAIDDKIPSGLLSYGLGLGLIAGVGHLVVRKFAPYADPLLLPLATLLNGVGLVVIWRLDQSKRLQRLSVYVEAAPRQLLYSALGVALFVAVLVFLKDHRILQRYTYISMAGALVLLVLPLVPGLGFDNFGAKIWIKIPGLGSVQPGEFAKIALAIFFAGYLMVKRDALALASRRFLGLYLPRGRDLGPIIVVWIISILILVFETDLGTSLLFFGMFIIMLYVATERTSWIVFGLLMSAAGAVGVASFESHVQQRVEAWLDPLNEYLLSQKGVGGHTEQSMQALWAFGSGGTLGTGLGQGNSDLIGFAANSDFILATFGEELGLAGIMAILLIYGLIVERGVRTALAARDPFGKLLAIGLSGAFALQVFVVAGGVMGLIPLTGMTMPFLAYGGSSVIANWALIGILLRISDTARRPAPAPAPNPDAEMTQVVRP from the coding sequence ATGAGCAGTACAACCAACACCTCGCAGCACCACACGTCCACGATCGGCGCGATCGGCACCCCGAGCCGGCGCAACACCGAACTGGCACTCCTGGTGTTCGCCGTCGTCATCCCGGTCTTCGCCTACGTCAACGTGGGCCTGGCCATCGACGACAAGATCCCCTCGGGCCTGCTCAGCTACGGCCTCGGCCTCGGCCTGATCGCCGGCGTCGGCCACCTCGTCGTACGCAAGTTCGCCCCGTACGCCGACCCACTGCTGCTGCCCCTGGCCACGCTGCTCAACGGCGTCGGCCTGGTCGTCATCTGGCGGCTGGACCAGTCCAAGCGGCTGCAGCGGCTCAGCGTCTACGTCGAGGCGGCCCCCCGCCAACTGCTGTACTCCGCACTGGGCGTGGCCCTGTTCGTCGCCGTACTGGTGTTCCTCAAGGACCACCGCATCCTGCAGCGCTACACCTACATCTCCATGGCCGGCGCGCTCGTCCTGCTGGTCCTGCCGCTCGTCCCGGGCCTCGGCTTCGACAACTTCGGCGCCAAGATCTGGATCAAGATCCCCGGCCTAGGCAGCGTCCAGCCCGGCGAGTTCGCGAAGATCGCCCTCGCGATCTTCTTCGCCGGCTACCTGATGGTGAAGCGCGACGCGCTCGCCCTCGCCAGCCGCCGCTTCCTGGGCCTGTACCTGCCCCGCGGCCGCGACCTCGGACCGATCATCGTGGTCTGGATCATCTCGATCCTGATCCTGGTCTTCGAGACCGACCTCGGTACGTCGCTGCTGTTCTTCGGAATGTTCATCATCATGCTGTACGTCGCCACCGAGCGGACCAGCTGGATCGTCTTCGGTCTGCTGATGTCGGCGGCGGGCGCGGTCGGCGTCGCCAGCTTCGAGTCGCACGTCCAGCAGCGCGTCGAAGCCTGGCTCGACCCGCTCAACGAATACCTCCTCAGCCAGAAGGGCGTCGGGGGCCACACCGAGCAGTCCATGCAGGCCCTGTGGGCCTTCGGCTCCGGCGGCACCCTCGGCACCGGCCTCGGCCAGGGCAACTCCGACCTCATCGGCTTCGCCGCCAACTCCGACTTCATCCTCGCCACCTTCGGCGAGGAACTCGGCCTGGCCGGCATCATGGCGATCCTGCTCATCTACGGCCTGATCGTGGAACGCGGCGTCCGCACCGCCCTCGCCGCCCGCGACCCCTTCGGCAAGCTCCTCGCCATCGGCCTCTCCGGCGCCTTCGCCCTCCAGGTCTTCGTCGTCGCCGGCGGCGTCATGGGCCTGATCCCGCTGACCGGTATGACGATGCCCTTCCTCGCGTACGGCGGTTCGTCCGTCATCGCCAACTGGGCTCTCATCGGCATCCTGCTGAGAATCAGCGACACCGCGCGCCGTCCGGCGCCCGCCCCGGCCCCCAACCCCGACGCCGAGATGACCCAGGTGGTCCGACCGTGA
- a CDS encoding class E sortase: MAATTDHDEQTADAPVPPSQARPRRPVGRLATAVSLLGELLITVGLVLGLFVAYSLWWTNVVADREADKQGDEVRDHWADANTGPGALDTKDGIGFLHVPAMKNGEVLVKKGTSSKVLNDGVAGYYVDPIKSALPQSKQGNFTLAAHRDGHGAKFHNIDKLKKGDPIVFETKNDWYVYKVYDTLPETSKYNVQVLSAIPKESGKRKPGRYITLTTCTPVFTSEYRYIVWGELVRVEKVDSKRTVPEELR; the protein is encoded by the coding sequence GTGGCAGCGACGACGGACCACGACGAGCAGACCGCCGACGCCCCGGTTCCCCCGTCGCAGGCCCGCCCCCGGAGGCCGGTCGGCAGACTTGCCACCGCGGTGAGCCTTCTCGGTGAACTCCTCATCACGGTGGGCCTGGTGCTCGGCCTGTTCGTCGCGTACTCGCTCTGGTGGACGAACGTCGTCGCGGACCGCGAGGCGGACAAGCAGGGCGACGAGGTACGCGACCACTGGGCGGACGCGAACACGGGGCCCGGCGCGCTGGACACCAAGGACGGCATCGGCTTCCTGCACGTCCCGGCGATGAAGAACGGCGAGGTCCTGGTCAAGAAGGGCACGTCGTCGAAGGTCCTCAACGACGGCGTGGCCGGCTACTACGTGGACCCGATCAAGTCGGCGCTCCCGCAGTCGAAGCAGGGCAACTTCACCCTGGCGGCCCACCGGGACGGCCACGGCGCCAAGTTCCACAACATCGACAAGCTGAAGAAGGGCGACCCGATCGTCTTCGAGACGAAGAACGACTGGTACGTCTACAAGGTGTACGACACCCTCCCGGAAACCTCGAAGTACAACGTCCAGGTCCTCTCCGCGATCCCGAAGGAGTCCGGGAAGCGGAAACCCGGCCGCTACATCACGCTGACGACCTGCACGCCGGTGTTCACGTCGGAGTACCGGTACATCGTGTGGGGGGAACTGGTGCGGGTGGAGAAGGTGGACTCGAAGCGGACGGTTCCGGAGGAACTGCGTTGA
- the pknB gene encoding Stk1 family PASTA domain-containing Ser/Thr kinase, translating into MEEPRRLGGRYELGHVLGRGGMAEVYLAHDTRLGRTVAVKTLRADLARDPSFQARFRREAQSAASLNHPAIVAVYDTGEDYIDGTSIPYIVMEYVDGSTLRELLHSGRKLLPERTLEMTIGILQALEYSHRSGIVHRDIKPANVMLTRNGQVKVMDFGIARAMGDSGMTMTQTSAVIGTAQYLSPEQAKGEQVDARSDLYSSGCLLYELLTVRPPFIGDSPVAVAYQHVREEPQPPSVFDPEITPEMDAIVLKALVKDPDYRYQSADEMRMDIEACLDGQPVAAAHAMSSAGYGGYGYPDDQATTALRSDAGATTMLPPMSPDDGGFGYDDRSRRRQPKKSNTSTILLAVAGVLVLVGAILIGKWVFDGQAVNDSAFKNPNFVSQSKADAQQAAVNVELKLTFTEKPCENEPKGNICEQNPKAGVDVKKGDTIALVVSTGAPKVVVPNVINLSLEEAQAKLTGDGYQFTVKTKTRESSEEPNSVLDQDPASGQEVEKGSTITLTIAKEEEKSTVPDVTGQDCDTAKQQMEDNDLVGECTEVPTEDDNQDGKVIATSPQANTQADPGSKVTIQIGKKSEEKTQVPNVVGQTVGQAKQTLQAAGFTNIQFTQGSDQSDTAFVTAQDPVKDTEVDDPGNTQITLQSISFGNNNGGNNGDNDNGGIFG; encoded by the coding sequence ATGGAAGAGCCGCGTCGCCTCGGCGGCCGGTACGAGCTGGGTCACGTGCTCGGCCGTGGTGGCATGGCAGAGGTATACCTCGCACATGACACCCGCCTGGGCCGCACCGTGGCAGTGAAGACGTTGCGCGCCGACCTCGCGCGCGACCCTTCCTTCCAGGCCCGGTTCCGCCGGGAGGCCCAGTCGGCCGCCTCGCTCAACCATCCCGCGATCGTCGCCGTGTACGACACCGGCGAGGACTACATCGACGGGACGTCCATCCCGTACATCGTCATGGAGTACGTGGACGGCTCCACCCTCCGCGAGCTCCTCCACTCGGGCCGCAAGCTGCTGCCCGAGCGGACGCTGGAGATGACCATCGGGATCCTCCAGGCGTTGGAGTACTCCCACAGAAGCGGCATCGTCCACCGCGACATCAAGCCGGCCAACGTGATGCTCACGCGCAACGGCCAGGTCAAGGTCATGGACTTCGGCATCGCCCGTGCGATGGGCGACTCCGGCATGACGATGACGCAGACGTCCGCGGTCATAGGAACAGCCCAGTACCTGTCGCCGGAACAGGCGAAGGGCGAGCAGGTCGACGCACGCTCGGACCTCTACTCGTCCGGCTGCCTGCTCTACGAACTCCTCACGGTCCGCCCGCCGTTCATCGGGGACTCCCCGGTCGCGGTCGCGTACCAGCACGTACGGGAGGAACCGCAGCCCCCGTCGGTGTTCGACCCCGAGATCACGCCCGAGATGGACGCCATCGTCCTGAAGGCCCTGGTCAAGGACCCGGACTACCGCTACCAGTCCGCCGACGAGATGCGCATGGACATCGAGGCCTGCCTCGACGGCCAGCCCGTCGCCGCCGCGCACGCCATGAGCTCGGCCGGCTACGGCGGCTACGGCTACCCCGACGACCAGGCCACGACCGCCCTGCGCTCCGACGCCGGCGCGACCACCATGCTCCCCCCGATGAGCCCGGACGACGGCGGCTTCGGCTACGACGACCGCTCCCGACGCCGCCAGCCGAAGAAGTCGAACACCTCGACGATCCTGCTGGCCGTGGCGGGTGTCCTCGTGCTGGTGGGCGCGATCCTGATCGGCAAGTGGGTGTTCGACGGGCAGGCTGTCAACGACAGCGCCTTCAAGAACCCCAACTTCGTCAGCCAGTCCAAGGCTGACGCGCAGCAGGCAGCCGTGAACGTCGAGCTGAAACTGACGTTCACCGAGAAGCCCTGCGAGAACGAGCCCAAGGGCAACATCTGCGAGCAGAACCCGAAGGCCGGGGTCGACGTCAAGAAGGGCGACACCATCGCGCTGGTGGTGTCGACCGGGGCGCCGAAGGTGGTCGTACCGAATGTGATCAACCTCAGCCTCGAAGAGGCGCAGGCGAAGCTCACGGGTGACGGCTACCAGTTCACGGTCAAGACCAAGACACGTGAATCCTCGGAGGAACCGAACAGCGTTCTGGACCAGGATCCGGCTTCTGGCCAGGAGGTGGAGAAGGGATCGACGATCACCCTCACCATCGCCAAGGAGGAGGAGAAGTCGACGGTCCCGGACGTCACCGGTCAGGACTGTGACACCGCCAAGCAGCAGATGGAGGACAACGACCTCGTCGGCGAGTGCACGGAGGTCCCGACCGAGGACGACAACCAGGACGGCAAGGTCATCGCGACCTCACCGCAGGCCAACACGCAGGCCGACCCGGGGTCCAAGGTGACCATCCAGATCGGCAAGAAGTCCGAGGAGAAGACCCAGGTCCCGAACGTCGTCGGACAGACCGTGGGACAGGCGAAGCAGACCCTCCAGGCGGCCGGCTTCACCAACATCCAGTTCACCCAGGGCAGCGACCAGAGCGACACCGCCTTCGTCACCGCCCAGGATCCGGTCAAGGACACCGAGGTCGACGACCCCGGCAACACCCAGATCACACTCCAGAGCATCAGCTTCGGAAACAACAACGGCGGAAACAACGGCGACAACGACAACGGCGGCATCTTCGGCTGA
- a CDS encoding peptidoglycan D,D-transpeptidase FtsI family protein has product MNKPLRRIALFCGLLVLALLIRDNWIQYVRADELKDDKYNRRVAIERYATPRGNIIVDGESITGSTTSDSSDFEYKRSYKDGPMWAPVTGYASQAFGATQLESIDDGILTGNDDRLFFRNTLDMITGKKKQGGNVVTTLNAAAQKAAYDGLKGRGKGAVAAIDPSTGAILALASFPSYDPSVFAGNSNKDSEAWTKLQKAQDPDEPMLNRALRDIYPPGSTFKVVTAAAALENGLYTDADEKTDSPLPYNLPTTTTPLKNEGTIPCKNATMRVALQWSCNTVFGKIGADLGKDKMLDEAKKFGFNSEQFIPVRAAASNFPEKMDQPQTALSSIGQFETATTPLQMAMVASAIANDGKLMKPYMVDKLQAPNLDVLEQTEPEEMSQPLNSKNAQILQSMMETVVKDGTGKNAQISGVTVGGKTGTAQHGVDNSEKPYAWFISYAKLADGSSPVAVAVVVQDEDAIRDNISGGGLAAPIAKSVMEAVINSKQ; this is encoded by the coding sequence GTGAACAAGCCCCTGCGCCGGATCGCTCTCTTCTGCGGGCTGCTCGTGCTCGCCCTGCTCATCCGCGACAACTGGATCCAGTACGTCCGGGCGGACGAGCTCAAGGACGACAAGTACAACCGCCGCGTCGCCATCGAGCGCTACGCCACACCCCGCGGCAACATCATCGTCGACGGCGAGTCGATCACCGGCTCCACCACGTCCGACAGCAGCGACTTCGAGTACAAGCGCTCCTACAAGGACGGCCCCATGTGGGCCCCCGTCACGGGCTACGCCTCCCAGGCGTTCGGCGCGACGCAGCTCGAATCCATCGACGACGGCATCCTCACCGGCAACGACGACCGGCTCTTCTTCCGCAACACCCTCGACATGATCACGGGCAAGAAGAAGCAGGGCGGCAACGTCGTCACCACCCTCAACGCCGCCGCCCAGAAGGCCGCGTACGACGGCCTCAAGGGCCGCGGCAAGGGCGCGGTGGCCGCGATCGACCCGTCCACCGGCGCGATCCTGGCCCTGGCCTCCTTCCCCTCGTACGACCCCTCGGTGTTCGCCGGGAACTCGAACAAGGACTCGGAGGCCTGGACCAAGCTCCAGAAGGCCCAGGACCCCGACGAGCCCATGCTCAACCGGGCCCTGCGCGACATCTATCCGCCCGGCTCCACCTTCAAGGTCGTGACGGCGGCGGCGGCCCTCGAGAACGGCCTCTACACGGACGCCGACGAGAAGACGGACTCGCCGCTCCCCTACAACCTGCCGACCACCACGACCCCGCTGAAGAACGAGGGGACCATCCCCTGCAAGAACGCGACCATGCGCGTCGCCCTCCAGTGGTCCTGCAACACCGTCTTCGGCAAGATCGGCGCCGACCTCGGCAAGGACAAGATGCTCGACGAAGCCAAGAAGTTCGGCTTCAACTCCGAGCAGTTCATCCCCGTCCGCGCCGCCGCCTCCAACTTCCCCGAGAAGATGGACCAGCCGCAGACCGCGCTCAGCTCCATCGGCCAGTTCGAGACCGCGACGACTCCGCTCCAGATGGCCATGGTCGCCTCCGCGATCGCCAACGACGGCAAGCTGATGAAGCCGTACATGGTCGACAAGCTCCAGGCCCCCAACCTCGACGTGCTCGAACAGACCGAGCCCGAGGAGATGAGCCAGCCGCTGAACTCCAAGAACGCCCAGATCCTCCAGTCGATGATGGAGACGGTCGTCAAGGACGGCACCGGCAAGAACGCGCAGATCAGCGGCGTGACCGTCGGCGGCAAGACCGGCACCGCCCAGCACGGCGTCGACAACAGCGAGAAGCCGTACGCCTGGTTCATCTCCTACGCCAAGCTCGCCGACGGCAGCTCACCGGTCGCCGTGGCAGTCGTGGTCCAGGACGAGGACGCCATCCGCGACAACATCTCGGGCGGCGGTCTGGCCGCGCCCATCGCCAAGAGCGTGATGGAGGCGGTCATCAACAGCAAGCAGTGA
- a CDS encoding class E sortase, protein MTAVRPERESGAAFGGETGDQGTSYGQQQPYEAPGAFEAAVDGLADPLSDPLPGQRNDPPAPPPPARGRRRRSSHARPYDASAERGAAEHRDPGPESGYGTRGYAQDWQVGVYEEQVPYAPPPAASPVPPPAASSTPPPAAPRVTRPAPPTVVLPPIDEETVALRLADLPAGLRAEGPRIGDGHASTSGAPAAAGATGASEGPSVAVGRAARRKAAKGRHGHPGGPQAASEAVAAETAADGAPLSRVAARQAARAQKPGMAVMASRAIGEVFITTGVLMLLFVTYQLWWTNVRAHAQAGSETTSLQDDWASGKRAPGVFEPGQGFAILDIPKLDVVVPIAEGTSKKKVLDRGMVGHYAEGGLTTAMPSAATGNFGLAGHRNTHGEPFRYINRLKKGDAIVVETQDKYYVYKMEAILPVTSPSNTSVLNPIPNGSGFTKPGRYITLTTCTPEFTSKYRMIVWGKMVEERPRSKGKPDALLQ, encoded by the coding sequence GTGACCGCCGTGCGCCCCGAGCGCGAGTCCGGCGCCGCCTTCGGCGGAGAAACCGGCGACCAGGGAACCTCGTACGGGCAGCAGCAGCCGTACGAGGCGCCGGGCGCGTTCGAGGCGGCGGTGGACGGCTTGGCGGACCCGCTGAGCGACCCGTTGCCGGGCCAGCGGAACGATCCGCCTGCGCCACCGCCCCCCGCGCGGGGTCGGCGGAGGCGGAGCAGTCATGCGCGGCCCTACGACGCCTCGGCCGAGCGCGGGGCGGCGGAGCACCGGGATCCCGGACCCGAGTCGGGGTACGGGACGCGGGGATACGCCCAGGACTGGCAGGTGGGGGTGTACGAGGAGCAGGTGCCGTACGCGCCTCCTCCCGCGGCCTCTCCCGTGCCACCCCCGGCTGCCTCGTCCACGCCCCCTCCCGCGGCCCCTCGGGTGACGCGTCCAGCGCCCCCGACCGTGGTCCTCCCTCCCATCGACGAGGAGACGGTGGCGCTGCGCCTGGCGGACCTGCCTGCCGGTCTGCGGGCCGAGGGTCCGCGAATAGGCGACGGCCACGCGTCGACATCCGGGGCTCCGGCCGCCGCAGGGGCCACAGGCGCCTCTGAGGGCCCTTCTGTGGCCGTTGGGCGCGCAGCGCGCCGGAAGGCCGCCAAGGGCCGCCACGGGCACCCTGGGGGCCCGCAGGCGGCCTCGGAGGCTGTGGCCGCCGAGACGGCGGCGGACGGAGCGCCCCTCTCCCGGGTCGCGGCACGGCAGGCGGCGCGCGCGCAGAAGCCGGGAATGGCGGTGATGGCGAGCCGGGCGATCGGTGAGGTGTTCATCACCACCGGCGTACTGATGCTGCTGTTCGTGACCTACCAGCTGTGGTGGACGAACGTACGGGCGCACGCGCAGGCCGGGAGCGAGACGACCAGCCTCCAGGACGACTGGGCGAGCGGGAAGCGCGCGCCGGGGGTGTTCGAGCCCGGGCAGGGCTTCGCCATCCTGGACATCCCCAAGCTGGACGTGGTGGTGCCGATCGCGGAGGGCACCAGCAAGAAGAAGGTGCTGGACCGGGGCATGGTCGGCCACTACGCGGAGGGCGGCCTCACCACGGCGATGCCGTCCGCGGCGACCGGCAACTTCGGGCTCGCGGGCCACCGCAACACGCACGGCGAGCCGTTCCGGTACATCAACCGGCTGAAGAAGGGCGACGCGATCGTCGTGGAGACGCAGGACAAGTACTACGTCTACAAGATGGAAGCGATCCTTCCGGTCACGTCGCCGAGCAACACGAGCGTGCTGAACCCGATTCCGAACGGCTCGGGATTCACCAAGCCGGGCCGCTACATCACGCTCACGACATGCACGCCGGAGTTCACCAGCAAGTACCGGATGATCGTGTGGGGCAAGATGGTCGAGGAACGGCCGCGCAGCAAGGGCAAGCCGGATGCGTTGCTGCAGTAG
- a CDS encoding restriction endonuclease yields MINETALLESKALRASALDRTDVLDRVKALSLLPDGTHVTTAMVATYFQVGIKAIRSLVVDHGAEPQSNGYRVLAGSELSSFKELSGVKSHTRHLALFSRRTVLNVAMLLRDSEVARQVRVYLLDMEYLVRAQPVENPVRTDTSSLDDHIDQRITHILGKTVVPMFNALIETSGEHRKELIALRTGVQRVEQRLRQHHARLQRLESPYGGRPRPGVMAAMDAMNGRTFEHHIAKLLRRDGCTNVVVQSGHGDRGVDIIALTADGRRLVVQCKRFAPYLSITSPDVQKFVGSAKVLYSAEVALYVATCPFTPEALSIASEAGITAVHRGVLEEWGAGEPLKVLE; encoded by the coding sequence GTGATCAACGAAACGGCACTGCTGGAGTCGAAGGCGCTCCGCGCCAGCGCGCTGGACCGGACGGACGTGCTCGACAGGGTGAAGGCACTGTCGCTGCTGCCGGACGGGACGCATGTGACGACGGCGATGGTGGCGACGTACTTCCAGGTCGGCATCAAGGCCATCCGCTCCCTGGTGGTCGACCACGGCGCCGAACCGCAATCCAACGGCTACCGAGTTTTGGCAGGTTCAGAACTAAGCTCCTTCAAGGAGCTTAGTGGGGTCAAATCCCACACACGCCACCTCGCCCTCTTCTCCCGCCGAACGGTTCTGAACGTCGCCATGCTGCTCCGTGACAGCGAAGTCGCACGTCAGGTGCGTGTGTACCTGCTCGACATGGAGTACCTGGTACGCGCGCAGCCTGTGGAAAACCCGGTCAGGACAGACACCTCCTCCCTCGACGACCACATCGATCAACGGATCACCCACATCCTCGGCAAGACCGTCGTCCCCATGTTCAACGCCCTGATCGAAACGTCGGGCGAGCACCGCAAGGAGCTGATCGCCCTGCGGACCGGAGTCCAGCGAGTCGAACAGCGGCTCCGGCAGCACCACGCACGGCTACAGAGGCTCGAAAGCCCGTACGGGGGCCGTCCCCGCCCCGGAGTCATGGCCGCCATGGACGCCATGAACGGCCGCACGTTCGAACACCACATCGCCAAGCTGCTGCGCCGCGACGGCTGTACGAACGTCGTCGTCCAGAGCGGTCACGGAGACCGGGGCGTCGACATCATCGCGCTCACAGCCGACGGACGACGCCTCGTCGTCCAGTGCAAGAGGTTCGCGCCCTACCTCAGCATCACCAGCCCCGACGTCCAGAAGTTCGTCGGCTCGGCCAAGGTGCTGTACAGCGCGGAAGTCGCGCTCTACGTGGCAACGTGCCCCTTCACTCCAGAAGCGCTGAGCATCGCGTCCGAGGCCGGGATCACCGCCGTACATCGCGGGGTACTGGAGGAGTGGGGCGCCGGGGAACCCCTGAAAGTGCTGGAGTAG